A genomic segment from Rahnella aceris encodes:
- a CDS encoding ABC transporter substrate-binding protein: MKTQRPFTYSLLAVLLAGVSATSMAEEKFTFLTNWYAQAEHGGFYQAQAKGLYKTAGLDVSIKMGGPQVNVMQLMAAEQADCTLGDNGQALETWQAGVHAVTVATVFQHSPTVFISHDKVEKGQELKDKTFLLATEAYTSFWPWAKSELGLGSAKIRPYTFSVQPFLADNNLVQQGYVTSEPFSIEKGGKPFYVYMLSDWGYPPYGNSIICMADTVKKRPAAVAAFVKASMQGWKEYLQDPAAGNQLITQANPRMGADQIAFGIAQMKKYELVTGGDAQTGGIGIITEPRLKKTWDMLVKNKLIDADKVPFEQTYTLDMIKDAKVMP; the protein is encoded by the coding sequence ATGAAAACACAGCGTCCCTTCACTTACAGCCTGCTGGCCGTGCTGCTGGCCGGGGTTTCTGCCACCAGCATGGCGGAAGAGAAATTTACCTTCCTGACCAACTGGTACGCGCAGGCGGAGCACGGCGGTTTTTACCAGGCGCAGGCCAAAGGGTTGTACAAAACCGCCGGTCTGGATGTCAGCATCAAAATGGGCGGCCCGCAGGTCAATGTGATGCAACTGATGGCCGCCGAACAGGCTGACTGTACGCTCGGCGACAACGGTCAGGCGCTGGAAACCTGGCAGGCAGGCGTGCATGCGGTGACAGTCGCGACGGTATTCCAGCATTCGCCGACGGTGTTTATCAGCCACGACAAAGTGGAGAAAGGTCAGGAACTGAAAGACAAAACCTTCCTGCTGGCCACCGAGGCATATACCTCTTTCTGGCCGTGGGCGAAGAGTGAACTGGGGCTGGGGAGTGCCAAAATCCGTCCGTACACCTTCAGCGTGCAGCCGTTCCTGGCAGACAATAATCTGGTGCAACAGGGTTATGTCACCTCCGAACCTTTCTCGATCGAAAAAGGCGGCAAACCGTTCTACGTCTACATGCTCAGCGACTGGGGTTACCCGCCGTACGGCAACTCGATTATCTGCATGGCGGATACTGTTAAAAAACGCCCGGCAGCAGTGGCCGCTTTCGTGAAAGCGTCGATGCAGGGCTGGAAAGAGTATTTGCAGGATCCGGCCGCGGGCAACCAGCTTATCACTCAGGCCAACCCGCGTATGGGGGCAGACCAGATTGCCTTCGGCATCGCACAGATGAAGAAGTATGAGCTGGTGACCGGCGGCGACGCACAAACCGGCGGTATCGGCATCATCACTGAACCGCGTCTGAAAAAGACCTGGGACATGCTGGTGAAAAACAAGCTGATCGACGCGGATAAAGTGCCGTTTGAGCAGACTTATACCCTCGACATGATCAAAGACGCGAAGGTTATGCCATGA
- a CDS encoding creatininase family protein, with protein sequence MINGYIPAARFLPFLSWTAIAALPDKANTVIVLPTGAIEQHGPHLPCSVDSVISSGVAGHALARLPEAIPAYAIPPITYGKSDEHLNFPGTLTLTGDTLLQTVLEIAESLYRAGFRKLLMINGHGGQPQVLQMASREMRLRHGDMIMIPHDVFRVPNVENQFLSAQEQKMAMHAGHSETAVMLALAPECVHIEHAVANYPPEFPCPTLSSGRPAAAWASYDFGPSGVIGDPTGATAEQGHAILDSLAASWAQAITEIHHMQWKARSEPTWGKHHWNGFVQTSFTPPSSSLASE encoded by the coding sequence ATGATTAACGGTTATATTCCCGCAGCGCGTTTTCTCCCTTTTCTGAGCTGGACGGCCATTGCCGCCCTGCCCGACAAAGCCAACACCGTGATCGTCTTACCGACCGGTGCGATTGAGCAGCACGGGCCGCATCTGCCATGTTCGGTTGACAGCGTGATCTCCTCCGGCGTGGCGGGCCATGCCCTGGCGCGGCTGCCGGAAGCTATTCCTGCTTACGCTATTCCGCCCATCACCTACGGCAAATCTGACGAACATTTAAATTTCCCCGGCACACTGACCTTAACCGGCGACACGCTGTTGCAGACGGTTTTAGAAATTGCCGAATCCCTGTATCGCGCCGGATTCCGCAAGCTGCTGATGATTAACGGTCACGGCGGACAACCGCAGGTGCTGCAAATGGCTTCGCGGGAAATGCGCCTGCGTCACGGCGACATGATCATGATCCCTCACGACGTGTTCCGCGTGCCCAACGTGGAAAATCAGTTCCTGAGCGCGCAGGAGCAGAAAATGGCGATGCATGCCGGTCACAGCGAAACCGCTGTAATGCTGGCGCTGGCACCGGAATGTGTTCACATCGAACATGCCGTCGCCAATTATCCGCCGGAATTCCCGTGCCCGACGCTGTCATCGGGACGCCCTGCCGCTGCCTGGGCTTCCTATGATTTTGGCCCGAGCGGCGTCATTGGCGACCCGACCGGCGCAACCGCTGAACAGGGTCACGCGATCCTCGATTCGCTGGCGGCAAGCTGGGCGCAGGCGATCACCGAAATCCATCACATGCAATGGAAAGCCCGCAGCGAGCCAACCTGGGGAAAACACCACTGGAACGGCTTTGTGCAAACCAGCTTCACTCCTCCTTCGTCTTCTCTGGCCTCTGAATAA
- a CDS encoding RidA family protein, with product MSLEAGAGKPLAKYAAWRRAGDFVFLSGIIPVNPQTATIVRGFQDIPAEARLLLGETGEFSTDAKQGPVLAQSWYVLESIRHTIEDAGGQMSDVIKLVQYFRNLDHFPYYSRVRKLFYPGQPPVSTVVQVSEMLPDAGVLIEVEATAWLPQSR from the coding sequence ATGAGTCTTGAAGCGGGAGCGGGAAAACCGCTCGCCAAATATGCCGCGTGGCGTCGTGCCGGTGATTTCGTTTTTCTCTCCGGCATTATTCCCGTTAACCCGCAGACGGCGACCATCGTGCGCGGTTTTCAGGATATCCCCGCCGAAGCACGCCTGCTGCTGGGCGAAACCGGCGAATTCTCCACTGACGCCAAACAGGGGCCGGTTCTGGCGCAAAGCTGGTATGTGCTCGAAAGCATCCGCCACACCATTGAAGACGCGGGCGGGCAAATGAGCGATGTGATCAAGCTGGTGCAGTATTTTCGCAATCTCGATCACTTCCCGTATTACAGCCGGGTCAGAAAACTCTTTTATCCCGGGCAGCCACCGGTCTCTACCGTGGTACAGGTCAGCGAAATGCTGCCAGACGCCGGGGTGCTGATTGAGGTGGAAGCCACCGCCTGGTTACCCCAGTCCCGCTAA
- a CDS encoding amidohydrolase family protein gives MNIPTPAATLNGIANVRLPAWLLPDGWPLQAGEPVTADVRFDAGKIASVTPYQPEQDDLWNAHGALALPGLVEPHAHLDKTFTLARSRPSKPGLLAAIETLHQDRQHWTAADIRQRAGKALSWAAANGVTRLRTHIDWFDVEPPQAWLELSGMAQPGVTLERVALAPLSFFADAEAADRIARAVAQSGKDCLLGGFIHSSNWDPAAMTHLMHSAARWQLNLDLHIDEELSPVAHGLSWLADYLSESTFSGHICCSHGCALASGSEQQAQEILSVLAAQRVTLIALPMTNLLLQDAVTGRTPRQRGITLLKEAQAAGIPMLLGCDNVQDAFCPAGSYDPLDTLSCALFALQLENVFDQQSRLICDVGALTGEAQNVLPLAPGSDATLVLFPGSDSLTWPLHSAARLVIHHGRLTHQRTWNQELSHES, from the coding sequence ATGAACATTCCCACCCCCGCTGCAACACTTAATGGCATTGCTAACGTTCGCCTCCCCGCGTGGTTGCTGCCCGACGGATGGCCTTTGCAGGCAGGCGAACCGGTGACGGCAGATGTGCGTTTTGATGCAGGCAAAATTGCGTCCGTGACGCCTTATCAGCCAGAACAAGATGATTTGTGGAACGCACACGGCGCACTGGCGCTGCCGGGGCTGGTTGAACCCCATGCGCATCTCGATAAAACCTTCACCCTTGCCCGCAGCCGCCCGTCAAAACCCGGTCTGCTGGCAGCCATTGAAACCCTGCATCAGGACCGTCAGCACTGGACGGCGGCTGACATTCGCCAGCGTGCCGGCAAGGCACTGAGCTGGGCAGCGGCGAACGGCGTGACCCGTTTGCGCACTCATATTGACTGGTTTGACGTGGAGCCACCGCAGGCCTGGCTTGAGCTGAGCGGGATGGCGCAACCGGGTGTCACGCTGGAGCGGGTGGCGCTGGCACCGCTGAGCTTTTTCGCCGATGCCGAAGCGGCTGACCGCATCGCCCGCGCGGTGGCACAAAGCGGAAAAGACTGCCTGCTGGGCGGATTTATCCACTCCTCGAACTGGGATCCGGCGGCGATGACCCACCTGATGCACAGTGCCGCACGCTGGCAACTGAATCTGGATTTGCATATCGACGAGGAGCTTTCGCCGGTGGCACACGGCCTGAGCTGGCTGGCGGATTACCTGTCGGAGAGCACATTCAGCGGCCATATCTGTTGCAGCCACGGCTGTGCGCTGGCTTCCGGCAGTGAACAACAGGCGCAGGAGATTTTGAGTGTGCTGGCGGCGCAGCGCGTCACGCTGATTGCGCTGCCGATGACCAACCTGCTGTTGCAGGACGCCGTCACAGGTCGCACGCCGCGCCAGCGCGGTATCACCTTGCTGAAAGAAGCACAGGCGGCGGGCATTCCGATGCTACTTGGCTGCGATAACGTGCAGGACGCCTTTTGTCCGGCGGGCAGTTATGACCCGCTGGATACGCTGAGCTGCGCCCTGTTCGCGCTTCAGCTTGAAAACGTTTTTGATCAGCAGTCACGGCTTATTTGCGATGTCGGCGCGCTGACCGGTGAGGCTCAGAACGTCCTGCCGCTTGCGCCCGGCAGCGACGCCACGCTGGTTCTCTTTCCGGGCAGCGACAGCCTGACCTGGCCTTTACACAGCGCGGCCCGTCTGGTTATTCACCACGGCAGGCTGACGCACCAACGTACCTGGAATCAGGAGTTATCCCATGAGTCTTGA
- a CDS encoding PDR/VanB family oxidoreductase yields the protein MTMKDAGLIPVTIKTANINGVGNISLQLVAQQGSLLPAYLPGAHIDVFIPELGPRQYSLCSENSSGEYYEICVKLAENSTGGSHFIHHHFRPGDNLMISAPRNHFPLPQAGRYLLFAGGIGITPLLAMAEYLAEQQIEFELHYSVSDREHIAYLPRLTAPALAKHVFFHDSSANDSLRHNTPLSLLQPDENTRVLACGPDGFIQRLKDIMQTHHWQENQLSFERFSNANLNNETDSQAFHIQLNSTGQRYLVGPHQTIAEILLSARVDIMLSCEQGICGSCITDVIDGIPDHRDCVLTEEEKAENTQITLCCSRSKSPVLVLDL from the coding sequence ATGACGATGAAAGATGCCGGATTAATCCCTGTCACAATTAAAACCGCCAATATCAACGGTGTCGGGAATATTTCCCTGCAGCTTGTTGCGCAGCAAGGAAGTTTATTACCGGCTTATTTACCGGGAGCACACATTGACGTTTTTATTCCCGAACTCGGCCCGCGCCAGTATTCTTTGTGCAGTGAAAACAGCAGCGGTGAATATTATGAAATTTGCGTCAAACTGGCGGAAAACTCCACCGGCGGCTCGCACTTCATTCATCATCATTTCCGCCCCGGCGATAACCTGATGATCTCGGCACCGCGCAATCATTTTCCGCTGCCACAGGCCGGGCGATATTTACTGTTTGCCGGGGGGATCGGCATCACGCCGTTGCTGGCGATGGCGGAATACCTGGCTGAGCAACAGATTGAATTTGAACTGCATTACTCTGTTTCAGACAGGGAGCACATTGCGTATCTGCCGCGTTTAACCGCGCCTGCCTTAGCGAAACACGTCTTTTTTCATGACAGCAGCGCAAACGATTCCCTGCGCCATAACACGCCACTGAGTTTGTTGCAGCCGGATGAAAATACGCGGGTGCTGGCCTGCGGCCCGGACGGATTTATTCAGCGGCTTAAAGACATTATGCAGACCCATCACTGGCAGGAAAATCAATTATCTTTCGAACGGTTCAGTAATGCGAATCTGAATAATGAAACCGACAGTCAGGCATTTCATATTCAGCTTAACTCCACCGGACAACGTTATTTAGTCGGCCCGCACCAGACGATTGCTGAAATCTTATTAAGTGCCAGAGTCGATATTATGCTGTCGTGCGAACAGGGTATTTGCGGCTCCTGTATTACTGACGTGATCGACGGTATTCCCGATCACCGCGACTGCGTGCTGACTGAAGAAGAGAAAGCGGAGAACACGCAGATAACGCTGTGCTGTTCGCGATCCAAAAGTCCCGTTCTGGTCCTCGACCTGTAA
- a CDS encoding LysR family transcriptional regulator encodes MFAFSRFLLYFTEVARQGSFRKASETLHVAASSIDRQILRVEKELAMPLFERHPTGLRLTAAGELLLHAANNWKKDFSRVCEQLDDLRGLRRGHVRIATIDAINRQFFSSMLKKVHLEYPNISFTLTTMNNVDIQQALMSGDADFGLMLNPQSSRELQVRAFAEIDLGVVVPKGHPLGGRSGVRFNQCMEYPFILPAAPLMLAEPVQALMNINGDMIHEVAVSNNIHMIRSLIKEKMGIGILCWLDIMDEVESEELQFIPLTDPQLKTFTLSLCVAPSRQLSLAASMMLKQLEMLFSQIQTPGRNRH; translated from the coding sequence ATGTTCGCATTCTCCCGGTTTCTGCTGTACTTCACTGAGGTCGCCCGCCAGGGATCGTTCCGTAAGGCGTCGGAAACCCTGCACGTTGCCGCATCGTCAATTGACCGGCAGATATTGCGGGTTGAAAAAGAATTAGCCATGCCGCTGTTTGAGCGACATCCCACCGGGCTGCGGCTGACGGCGGCGGGCGAGCTGTTACTGCATGCTGCTAATAACTGGAAAAAGGATTTCTCGCGTGTCTGCGAACAGCTCGACGATCTGCGCGGGTTACGGCGCGGACACGTGCGCATTGCCACCATCGATGCCATCAACCGGCAGTTTTTCTCGTCGATGCTCAAAAAGGTGCATCTCGAGTATCCGAACATTTCATTCACCCTGACCACCATGAACAACGTGGACATCCAGCAGGCGCTGATGTCGGGCGATGCTGATTTCGGACTGATGCTGAATCCGCAAAGCTCCCGCGAGTTGCAGGTGCGGGCTTTTGCCGAAATCGATTTGGGTGTTGTTGTGCCGAAAGGGCACCCGCTCGGGGGCAGAAGCGGCGTGCGTTTTAATCAGTGCATGGAATATCCGTTTATCCTGCCCGCCGCGCCGCTGATGCTGGCCGAGCCGGTGCAGGCGCTGATGAATATCAACGGCGACATGATTCATGAGGTCGCGGTATCGAATAACATCCACATGATCCGCTCGCTGATTAAGGAGAAAATGGGCATCGGCATTCTGTGCTGGCTCGATATCATGGATGAGGTGGAAAGCGAGGAACTGCAGTTTATTCCGCTGACCGATCCGCAGTTAAAAACCTTCACGCTCTCCCTGTGCGTCGCCCCTTCACGACAACTTTCTCTGGCCGCTTCGATGATGCTTAAACAACTGGAGATGCTATTCAGCCAGATCCAGACGCCGGGGCGCAACCGGCACTGA
- a CDS encoding ABC transporter substrate-binding protein, which yields MKSISRIPLSCCVLSTLIAGAFSLSAQADEKIALLTSWYAQAEQGGYYQALATGIYKRYGLDVSIQSGGPQINGMQLLLSKRADVIIGYDLQLLESVQRGFQAKAIAAPFQFDPQGLLTHASVTSLDGLKDKTILVSSSGQSTWWPWLKARYQLSDSQVRPYTFNIQPFVADGNVAQQAYVSSEVFQAQKAGVKSNFFLFSEHGYPPYGGILITRPELISSRKDAMAKFVKASMEGWVSYLQNPAAGNALIKKDNPKMTDDLLAWGVEQIQAHHLIDGGDAATQGWGTMTEARWQKTRDFMVNAKLLNADTDWKQAYTTEFVEHMQVKP from the coding sequence ATGAAGTCAATTTCCCGCATTCCCCTGTCTTGCTGCGTGCTGAGCACGCTGATTGCTGGTGCTTTCTCACTGTCGGCGCAGGCCGATGAGAAAATCGCGCTGCTGACTTCCTGGTACGCGCAGGCTGAACAGGGCGGCTATTATCAGGCGCTGGCGACGGGCATTTACAAACGTTACGGGCTGGATGTCAGTATTCAGTCCGGCGGCCCGCAGATCAACGGCATGCAGTTACTGTTGTCAAAACGCGCGGATGTGATCATCGGTTATGACCTCCAGTTGCTCGAATCCGTGCAGCGTGGTTTTCAGGCCAAAGCTATCGCCGCCCCTTTCCAGTTCGACCCGCAGGGTTTACTGACGCATGCGTCCGTGACGTCGCTCGACGGCCTGAAAGACAAAACCATTCTGGTGTCCAGCTCCGGGCAATCGACCTGGTGGCCGTGGCTTAAGGCGCGTTATCAGCTCAGTGATTCTCAGGTTCGTCCGTATACCTTCAACATTCAGCCTTTCGTCGCCGACGGGAACGTGGCGCAACAGGCGTATGTCAGCTCTGAAGTGTTTCAGGCGCAGAAGGCTGGCGTGAAATCCAATTTCTTCCTGTTCTCGGAGCACGGCTATCCGCCTTACGGTGGCATTCTCATCACCCGTCCTGAGCTTATCAGCAGCCGGAAAGACGCGATGGCGAAGTTCGTAAAGGCGTCGATGGAAGGCTGGGTGAGTTATCTGCAAAACCCGGCGGCGGGTAATGCGCTGATCAAAAAGGATAACCCGAAGATGACCGACGACCTGCTGGCCTGGGGTGTTGAGCAAATCCAGGCGCACCACCTGATTGATGGCGGCGACGCGGCGACGCAGGGCTGGGGCACCATGACCGAAGCCCGCTGGCAGAAAACCCGTGATTTCATGGTGAACGCCAAACTGCTAAACGCGGATACCGACTGGAAGCAGGCGTATACCACCGAATTTGTTGAGCACATGCAGGTTAAACCCTGA
- a CDS encoding amidohydrolase family protein, with translation MSSDSLLIKNAHAILTGLPGEAARHAGPDIRVRDGVIEAIGSLTALPGERLMDARDCVVYPAWVNTHHHLFQSLLKGEPQGLNKSLTAWLSATPYRFRATFDESTFRLAVRIGLTELLRSGCATVADHNYLYWPDMPFDTSEILFSEGEALGMRIVLCRGGATQGRAIEQDLPQALRPENFDDYMADMERLVGRYHDPKPASLRRVVMAPTTLLHSAPGAQLREMAKLARSLGIRLHSHLSETVDYLDAARAKFDMTPVQFCAEHDWLGDDVWFAHLVKLLPQEIAMLGQTRTGIAHCPQSNGRLGSGIADLLALEQAGVPVSLGVDGAASNEAADMQSEAHAAWLLQRARKGMLAKPRYDGGTFEGGGDAASIEDVVRWGSAGGAQILGLQQSGTVQVGMLADIAIYRLDDPRYFGLHDMAIGPVACGGRASLKALMINGRVIVENDVIPGLDLDAMRHEAMSAVRTLQQRAAGQPN, from the coding sequence ATGTCATCTGACTCTTTACTGATTAAAAATGCGCACGCCATCCTCACCGGTCTGCCGGGAGAAGCCGCGCGTCACGCCGGGCCGGATATCCGTGTGCGTGATGGCGTCATCGAGGCGATCGGCTCCCTGACGGCGTTGCCCGGCGAGCGGCTGATGGATGCCCGCGACTGCGTGGTCTATCCGGCCTGGGTCAATACGCATCATCATCTGTTTCAGTCATTGCTCAAAGGCGAACCGCAGGGGCTGAACAAAAGTCTCACTGCATGGCTAAGCGCGACGCCTTACCGCTTTCGCGCCACGTTTGATGAATCCACCTTTCGCCTCGCGGTGCGTATCGGCCTGACCGAACTGCTGCGTTCCGGCTGCGCCACCGTGGCGGATCACAATTATCTTTACTGGCCGGATATGCCGTTCGATACCTCGGAAATCCTGTTCAGTGAAGGGGAGGCGCTGGGCATGCGCATTGTGTTGTGCCGGGGCGGCGCAACGCAGGGACGGGCGATTGAGCAGGATTTACCGCAGGCGCTGCGACCGGAAAATTTCGATGATTACATGGCGGACATGGAACGGCTGGTTGGCCGCTATCACGATCCGAAACCGGCGTCTCTGCGTCGTGTGGTGATGGCACCGACGACGCTGCTGCATTCGGCGCCCGGTGCGCAGTTGCGTGAAATGGCGAAACTGGCGCGCAGTTTAGGTATCCGGCTGCACAGCCATTTGTCAGAAACCGTGGATTATCTCGATGCGGCGCGCGCTAAATTCGACATGACGCCGGTGCAGTTTTGTGCGGAACACGACTGGCTGGGGGACGACGTGTGGTTTGCGCATCTGGTTAAGTTACTGCCGCAGGAGATTGCGATGCTGGGGCAAACCCGTACCGGTATCGCGCACTGCCCGCAAAGTAACGGGCGTCTGGGCAGCGGCATCGCTGATTTGCTGGCGCTGGAACAGGCTGGCGTACCGGTTTCGCTGGGTGTTGACGGCGCGGCATCCAACGAAGCCGCGGATATGCAAAGTGAAGCGCATGCCGCCTGGCTGTTGCAGCGCGCCCGAAAAGGCATGCTGGCGAAGCCGCGCTATGACGGCGGCACCTTTGAGGGCGGCGGCGATGCGGCATCCATCGAAGACGTGGTGCGCTGGGGCAGCGCGGGCGGGGCGCAGATCCTCGGCCTGCAACAGAGCGGCACCGTGCAGGTGGGCATGCTGGCGGATATCGCCATTTACCGGCTGGACGACCCGCGTTACTTCGGCCTGCACGACATGGCAATCGGTCCGGTGGCCTGCGGCGGCCGCGCCTCACTGAAGGCGCTGATGATCAATGGCCGCGTCATCGTCGAAAACGACGTCATTCCCGGTCTCGATCTGGACGCCATGCGCCATGAGGCAATGTCTGCCGTTCGTACCCTGCAACAGCGCGCTGCGGGTCAACCTAATTGA
- a CDS encoding isopenicillin N synthase family dioxygenase has protein sequence MTQSTHTSSAQTQGYALQELEKEAGMGAMGEETFTREVRCIDLSDFENRKNEIADELWRAAVEIGFFQVSNHGIALADIRQAFSMTEDFFSLPDEVKAQYPLARNAGWENKSQVRPSTRTPDQKESYQITRPLMESLWPGEQELPAFKDTMLSFESQCWQLGMKLLSCFALRLGFPEHFFEQAHNPDQQTYQSTLRMLHYYATEQSEQGMWRAGAHTDFDCLTLLFQRPGQGGLQVCPGKDRESQQWTSIEPREDVITCNIGDMLMRWSDDQLPSNFHRVRSPLPGEYQGARYSLAFFCQANKDVEILGPQAKYPAISAEAYLQQRIQANFAKG, from the coding sequence ATGACACAATCCACTCACACATCATCAGCTCAAACACAAGGCTATGCATTACAGGAACTGGAAAAAGAAGCGGGAATGGGCGCGATGGGCGAAGAGACATTTACCCGCGAAGTGCGTTGCATCGATCTTTCAGATTTCGAAAACCGTAAAAATGAGATCGCCGACGAACTCTGGCGTGCAGCGGTGGAAATCGGCTTCTTTCAGGTGAGCAATCACGGCATTGCGCTGGCCGATATCCGTCAGGCATTCAGCATGACAGAAGATTTCTTCTCGCTGCCCGACGAAGTCAAAGCGCAGTATCCGCTGGCGCGTAACGCCGGTTGGGAAAATAAGTCTCAGGTACGTCCGTCGACCCGAACGCCGGATCAGAAAGAGTCCTACCAGATCACCCGTCCGCTGATGGAGTCGCTGTGGCCGGGCGAACAGGAACTGCCAGCCTTTAAAGACACCATGCTGAGTTTTGAATCGCAATGCTGGCAACTGGGCATGAAATTGCTTTCCTGTTTTGCGCTCAGACTGGGTTTCCCCGAACACTTTTTCGAGCAGGCACACAATCCTGATCAGCAAACCTATCAGAGTACGCTGCGTATGTTGCACTACTATGCCACTGAACAATCGGAACAAGGGATGTGGCGTGCCGGTGCGCACACGGATTTTGACTGTCTGACGCTGCTGTTCCAGCGTCCCGGTCAGGGCGGCTTGCAGGTTTGTCCGGGCAAGGATCGCGAAAGCCAGCAGTGGACCAGTATCGAACCGCGCGAAGACGTGATCACCTGTAATATCGGCGACATGCTGATGCGCTGGAGCGACGATCAGTTGCCCTCCAATTTCCATCGGGTGAGAAGTCCGCTGCCCGGCGAATATCAGGGCGCGCGCTATAGCCTGGCGTTTTTCTGTCAGGCTAACAAAGACGTCGAAATTCTGGGGCCGCAGGCGAAGTATCCGGCCATCAGCGCGGAAGCTTATCTGCAACAGCGTATTCAGGCGAATTTCGCTAAAGGGTAA
- a CDS encoding YjfB family protein has product MDVSQIASLATGLNSLDTSTQVNNILLKKSLDSQQTAVTSMIDSIPALPANPAIGRNINTTA; this is encoded by the coding sequence ATGGATGTTTCGCAAATTGCATCGCTGGCGACCGGCCTTAATAGTCTGGATACCAGCACTCAGGTCAACAATATCCTGCTGAAAAAGTCGCTGGATAGTCAGCAGACGGCAGTGACCAGCATGATTGACTCGATCCCCGCGTTACCTGCTAATCCGGCAATCGGTCGCAATATCAATACCACCGCCTGA
- a CDS encoding DUF2058 domain-containing protein has product MTKLSLQEQLLKAGLVTSKKMDKVQRTAKKSRVQAREAREAVEENKKAQMERDKQLSEQQKQAALSKEYKAQVKQLIEMNKIVISKGNIDFNFTDNNLIKKMVVDKTTQSQLISGRLAIARLVADHSGETQYAIIPASVADKIAQRDANSIVLNSALSQEEQDEEDPYADFKVPDDLMW; this is encoded by the coding sequence ATGACAAAACTCTCCTTACAAGAGCAACTGCTGAAAGCAGGATTAGTCACCAGCAAAAAAATGGACAAAGTGCAGAGAACGGCGAAAAAATCACGCGTTCAGGCGCGCGAGGCCAGAGAGGCGGTGGAAGAAAATAAAAAAGCGCAGATGGAGCGTGATAAGCAACTGAGCGAACAACAAAAACAAGCTGCCTTATCTAAAGAGTATAAAGCGCAGGTGAAGCAACTGATTGAAATGAACAAAATCGTCATTTCAAAAGGCAATATTGATTTTAACTTCACCGATAATAATCTGATTAAAAAAATGGTGGTGGATAAGACCACCCAGTCTCAGCTGATTAGTGGTCGTCTTGCCATCGCGCGTCTGGTTGCTGATCACAGCGGCGAGACGCAATATGCCATTATCCCCGCAAGCGTTGCGGATAAAATTGCCCAGCGCGATGCCAACAGTATTGTATTAAACAGCGCGCTGAGTCAGGAAGAGCAGGATGAAGAAGATCCGTATGCTGATTTCAAAGTGCCGGATGATTTGATGTGGTAG
- a CDS encoding PfkB family carbohydrate kinase: MRVLGLGDNVIDRYTHTGIGYPGGNALNFSVYARLLSANAAYLGVFGDDSAAEHIRRVLAAREIDTSHCRVVPGENGYASLTVDQGERRFIDSNAGGIRQTTSMDFVLTDMPWLGQFSLIHTSAYSYVDALLPELSMLPGSLSYDFSDDFDAGKIGPLCRQLDYGFFSCAERSMEETREILETAWHAGCRLPVATRGSEGALLFNGSIWISQPSENITPADTLGAGDAFITAFLLAHVKGDTLSQSLRQGALFAAEICLTDGAFGEGIPY; encoded by the coding sequence ATGAGAGTACTTGGCCTGGGCGATAACGTGATTGACCGGTATACCCATACAGGTATCGGTTATCCGGGAGGAAACGCGCTTAACTTCAGTGTGTACGCCCGCTTATTATCCGCAAATGCGGCGTATCTGGGCGTTTTCGGCGACGACAGCGCGGCAGAACATATTCGCCGCGTCCTGGCAGCAAGGGAGATTGATACCTCTCATTGCCGGGTTGTACCGGGTGAAAATGGTTATGCCAGTCTGACCGTTGATCAGGGGGAGCGACGGTTTATTGACTCCAACGCCGGGGGGATCCGCCAGACGACGTCGATGGATTTTGTGTTAACCGATATGCCCTGGCTAGGTCAGTTTTCGCTGATACATACCAGTGCTTATAGCTATGTTGATGCGCTATTGCCCGAATTAAGTATGCTACCCGGCAGCTTATCCTATGATTTTTCTGATGATTTTGATGCCGGAAAGATAGGCCCGTTATGTCGTCAGTTAGACTACGGGTTTTTCTCATGCGCTGAACGCAGCATGGAAGAAACCCGCGAGATACTGGAAACGGCATGGCATGCGGGATGTCGCCTGCCTGTTGCAACGCGCGGGTCTGAGGGGGCGTTACTGTTCAATGGCAGTATCTGGATCAGTCAGCCATCGGAAAATATCACGCCGGCAGACACGCTTGGGGCAGGAGATGCTTTTATCACGGCTTTTTTGCTGGCGCATGTTAAAGGCGATACGCTGTCCCAAAGCTTGCGTCAGGGCGCCCTTTTCGCAGCAGAGATTTGTTTAACTGACGGCGCTTTTGGTGAGGGCATCCCCTACTGA